Proteins from a single region of Felis catus isolate Fca126 chromosome B4, F.catus_Fca126_mat1.0, whole genome shotgun sequence:
- the TEX52 gene encoding testis-expressed protein 52 — protein sequence MLPGKSSLTKLLLLAVRPRRGMASSPQRQPRGRNNPLHVQEPFLQMAHAREPLLTHQPLARREFLLPSEPGEWPGFTRQAYHRLALKPPPCTETKSEVRRRLIRPWKDAAPHTWGFHTWLDVGRLPATFPTRPDRPYDSNVWRWLTDSGAHGRPPAEPPIPPPSWMGPNSFLTFICCTPIFADDNRKNQVTVRTVQELRELEKLKLRSEARAPPLDAKGNILPSKKFKKYRHISAGGRFEPGGLQLMPNPLPNAFARGWPCPNPLPHYQEKALKLAFLPSAPLSQDLLRNYQTLLENRVALPLYQLSKAQPGKTLVRKTKRRPGQS from the exons ATGCTGCCAGGAAAGTCTTCCCTTACCAAGCTGCTCCTCCTGGCAGTCAGGCCCAGAAGAGGAATGGCCAGTAGCCCACAGAGACAACCCAGAGGGCGGAATAATCCACTCCATGTCCAAGAACCTTTCTTGCAG ATGGCCCACGCCCGAGAGCCCCTCCTGACCCACCAACCGCTGGCCCGGCGTGAGTTCCTCCTCCCCAGTGAGCCCGGGGAGTGGCCCGGCTTCACCCGGCAGGCCTACCACCGGCTGGCCCTGAAGCCGCCGCCTTGCACCGAAACGAAATCCGAGGTGCGCCGCCGACTGATCCGCCCTTGGAAGGACGCGGCGCCGCACACGTGGGGCTTTCACACGTGGCTCGATGTGGGCCGTTTGCCAGCCACCTTTCCCACCAGGCCCGACAGGCCCTACGACAGCAACGTGTGGCGCTGGCTGACGGACTCCGGGGCCCACGGCCGCCCCCCAGCGGAgcctcccatccctcctccctcctggatGGGTCCCAACAGCTTTCTGACCTTCATCTGCTGTACTCCCATCTTCGCGGACGACAACAGGAAGAACCAGGTGACCGTCAGGACGGTGCAGGAACTGAGGGAGCTGGAGAAACTCAAGCTGAGGAGTGAAGCAAGGGCACCTCCCCTCGACGCCAAGGGCAACATCCTGCCCTCGAAGAAGTTCAAGAA GTACCGGCACATCTCAGCTGGTGGAAGGTTTGAGCCTGGAGGCCTCCAGCTCATGCCCAACCCACTTCCCAATGCTTTCGCCAGGGGCTGGCCCTGCCCAAACCCTCTGCCTCATTACCAGGAGAAGGCGCTAAAACTGGCCTTCCTGCCTAGTGCACCCCTGAGCCAGGACCTCCTAAGGAATTACCAAACCCTGTTAGAGAACCGGGTTGCCTTGCCCCTCTATCAACTCTCCAAGGCACAACCTGGTAAAACCTTAGTGCGGAAGACCAAGAGAAGACCTGGACAGAGCTAG